The following DNA comes from Capsicum annuum cultivar UCD-10X-F1 chromosome 7, UCD10Xv1.1, whole genome shotgun sequence.
TGAGGACGATCAGGTTGCTATACTCAAAGGTATGGTTGAATACAAGCAGGAAAAAGGTACCGAACCAAATGCTGATATGTCTGCTTTTTATGAGTTTATTAGAGGGAAGTTACAGGCTGATGTTTCCAAGAGTCAATTGAGTGATAAGATTAGGAGGTTAAAGAAGAAATTTATGACTAGTGTGAAGGATGGGGAGCAACCAGGTTTCTCCAAGACTCAAGATTGGTTAGTTTATGAGTATTCAAATCAGATTTGGGGTGCCCCTAGTAATAATATAGTTAAGGAGAATGTTAGCAGTAGTGCTAATGGTAAAGCGAAAAAGGCGGCGGCTGATGCGGTTAAAAAGATTGCTGAACCTAAGAAAAGTAGTAAAGTTAGTACCTTGAACAAAGCAAAAGATAATGAGAAACGTGAGGacgaagagaaagagaaaaaggttGCTGCAATAGAGGTGGTTAAGGAGGATATTGTTAACGATGATAAACAGGATTTTCAGTCTAAGTATCCGCGTTTGGCTGCTTCATTTGAAAGTTTGGGTGGGATGTCGATGATTTATCCAAATGGTACGAGTTGGTTGAAGGAGAAGATGAGTTCAATTGCTAGTGACAAGGCTAAAGTGTTGGAGGAGAAGTGGAAGAAGCTGGATGATGCTGAAGCTGCTTTAATTCTGAAGCGCTTGGATTTGATTAGGGAGCATTGCGGATTGGTGGTTGATGGAACAAGAGGTAATTAGATGCTGATGGGTTATGTTCTTTTTGGTGCTGCAAGTTCGGATATTGATTTTGTGAATCTTTAGATTTTGTTTCATATATTCTTGTCTTTCGAGACTAGGTCTTCTCGGGTTAATGAACTTATTATTAATCCTGCAGGATTAGATTTACTTTTCAGTTGAACCATACATGATACTGCTTCTTTAGTTTTACTAGTGAAATGGTTTGTATGAGATTTGCTGTGTTGCTTCGTATATTTGTTAGTGTGGTATGGGGATGTGATTGGTGGAAGCAACCTTAGGAACAGCTGGCATGGAAATTCCACCAATACAGATGAATTTGCAGAGAATATTGACCATTGAACGTCTGGAGACATTCTGGTTCATCCTCTGTAATATATCATTTCCTTTTCTGGATAATATTATGGCTAAATGCTATCTTTCTCAGTTTTTGCAGCTTGTGTTGTCCTTGGCCTACTTGCTATCTCCTTGCGATGTTGTTTtgtgggtggggggggggggggggggggaggtcaTTGTATCTCTTTCCTCTATAAATCTTACAGGCACTGGATCTTAAATGTTTCCTTTAACTGCTGATTCACTATTCACTTGTGCATGAATGCGCAGAAAGTGTAccttttatatatgtgtgtgtctgTGCTTGCATTTATCATCATTCAATGAACTATATGTCAATCCCAAAGCAATTTAGATGAATTCTCAATATCCATTGTTTTTTTTTCTGGTCCATTCATCCCAGTACTGAATAATTAGGTCTTGGAGACAAATTAAGGATTTTCTAAATTTCCCACACATCTCTACATGGATAACTGCTAACTAGTGTAATCTCAATGGTTTGGTGTCACTCATACAGATCTTTTGCTTCCATTTTGTTCTGGTTTTAGTAATGAAGTATCCGGTACCACACctgagtccgagcaacatagatgtAGACAATAGGAATTGCTGTAATGTTGTCCTGCCAACTTTCAGGTGTATCCTTCCTTAGTAAATGCTATGTTTTTCTTGGATAGTAACAGCTTCCTTTGGTATAGAGTGCAATGTTGTTTCCTGACTAGACAGTTGTCCAATCCTAAAGGTTTTAAGTCCTGTTCTAAAGCTGACAGAACTTCAATTATGATAGAATATTTTCTTGCAGGCACTGCTTCTTAGGTGTTTTTCTTAAACTGCTGATTCTCTGTTCTTTCCTTGTGAAGATATTCTGCAGTGCATGAATGTGCACACACATGCTTCTTTTATGTGTATGTGCACGTTGTGTGCTTGCATTTGTCATCATTCAATCAACTATATGCCAATCCTACAACAATTGATGTCAGTTATATGAATTCTCGATATCCAATCAGTTTTGGTCAGGTTCATTGCATTCCAATATTGAATTAGGTcttaaagataaaatgaggggtTTTCTAAATCTTCCACACATCTCTCTATGGTATCTTTTAACTAGTCAATCACTGTGGTATCTTATACAGATCTTTTGCTTCCATTAGGTTCTGTTCTTAACCAAGTCTACATTGATTTCAAAAGACACTAGGGATTGAAATCTTCCATATCCACGCGACTTAATTTAccttttaaaaatcataattatcgTCTTCATAAAGATCTTAATTATCATGTTGTCAGACCTGTAAACCTGGAGGTCTCAACACATGGGAAGCTATATAAGGTGATCTTCTCGCACTTTATCTTCTCTGTGTACTACCTGCACTCTCTGTTAGATGTAATAAGTTCTACCATTGTCCAATTTACCTTTGTCAAAAGAGTTGTCCAGTTATATAAGGTCATACATCTGTTTTAATATCAGTTCTTTGATAGCCTTTATCTTGTGAACATGTTGAGCTTGATCTCCCTGTCATATCCTTTTCCTGGGAGAGTGAGAATAGATATCTAAATTATACCATTATGCACCATAGCTGAAGTAATAGTTATAGCTCTGAATGTTGTTTCCCGGAGACTTCTATGGCATCTTAGTACTATTCTTTCTTCTTGCTGTAAATCTGGGGGGGCTTTTGTTTCCCTTCCCTATCCTCTTCTTTTTCATCACAATTCTGCTTCTCTTTTGGCTGGCTGTTAGCTCCATTCGTTGT
Coding sequences within:
- the LOC107878270 gene encoding STOREKEEPER protein, translated to MAPKAKSRLVDQPPSASSSEEEQVEESQEEEEQEEQSEEGQEEESGEETEEDEPPKKPITQKSLQTQPKPVHSSSESGTENRSGSESQTDSGHSGQSLPSPSASDFTVKPSVPVKAAVPSKEPAKRPPPQEQAQKESKDSRKKKPKIAEEEEKKASATPRSLWSEDDQVAILKGMVEYKQEKGTEPNADMSAFYEFIRGKLQADVSKSQLSDKIRRLKKKFMTSVKDGEQPGFSKTQDWLVYEYSNQIWGAPSNNIVKENVSSSANGKAKKAAADAVKKIAEPKKSSKVSTLNKAKDNEKREDEEKEKKVAAIEVVKEDIVNDDKQDFQSKYPRLAASFESLGGMSMIYPNGTSWLKEKMSSIASDKAKVLEEKWKKLDDAEAALILKRLDLIREHCGLVVDGTRAPFVVGGREVALLRLLLQPAGFGYLLLHV